The sequence below is a genomic window from Bacillota bacterium.
CCACAGCAGACGCCAGCCTTTCCTGGTACCATGACGCGTTCGACAAAAGGGTGCTCGCTGGCAGATTACGCCGCCCGCCCGGCTCTGTCAAGAAAAGGGATTCCTTCCGGGACCTGCCGAACGGCCGCGGCGCCGCGGGAAACCCGGGCGTTCTGCCGGGAGCTGTTCAGGTGCCCGTGCCCGGGATCTGCCCTCACGACCAGCGCAAGTGGCGCATGGCCCTCCTCGCCTCTTCCCGATTGCTCTGAGCTCAGGCCGCCGGGCGAGCATGAACGCGCAGACCGGCAGGATGGGCGGATCGGTCGGCCGGATCGGGCGCAGGGCGATGTCGACCGCCGATCCTGCCCGGCCGCCCTTCACCTGCACGGGGCCGCGAGAGGCACCCACCCATACGTCCTCGGCGGGCAGGAGGTACCCCAGCGGGTCGTCGCCCCATGGCACCGAGCAGGCCAGGACGTAAAACCACCCGTCCGGCGCCGGGTCGATGCGATATGGCCCGGGCCCGCACGGCAGCACCGTGCAGGCCGGCGGCTCGCCCTGCGGCGCCGAGAGTGGAAAGAGGGCGGCGAAGATCAGCCCGGCCGGGGCGCTCGGGGCGTCGATGCGGCCGGCCACCCCGCCCCTGGCCGGTCCCGCCGGGCCGGCAAGAGACACCTGGCCCGCCCGGGCCACCTGGAGAGGCCGGATGCACGCCTCCACCACCCGCTCTCCCATGCGGCGGAACTGTCCGGGGGTTACCCCGACGAGCCGGGTGAAGCGGGTGGTGAAGGTTCCCAGGCTGGTGTAGCCGACCTCGAAGCAGACGTCGGTGACGCTCAAGCCGGTCGTCAACAGCAGCCGCTTGGCCTCCTGAAGGCGCAGCGCAGCCAGGAAGTCACGGGGCGTGAGTCCCGTCATGGCTCGGAAGACCCGCAGGAAGTGGAACGGGCTCAAGCGCGCGATCTCGGCCATCTCCGCAAGGGCAAGGCCCTCGGCGAGCTGGCGGCGCATCTGGACGATCACCCGTTCGACAGCCTCTTGG
It includes:
- a CDS encoding AraC family transcriptional regulator, whose protein sequence is MSANAERPLAGAPATPRGARGADRLPHQEAVERVIVQMRRQLAEGLALAEMAEIARLSPFHFLRVFRAMTGLTPRDFLAALRLQEAKRLLLTTGLSVTDVCFEVGYTSLGTFTTRFTRLVGVTPGQFRRMGERVVEACIRPLQVARAGQVSLAGPAGPARGGVAGRIDAPSAPAGLIFAALFPLSAPQGEPPACTVLPCGPGPYRIDPAPDGWFYVLACSVPWGDDPLGYLLPAEDVWVGASRGPVQVKGGRAGSAVDIALRPIRPTDPPILPVCAFMLARRPELRAIGKRRGGPCATCAGREGRSRARAPEQLPAERPGFPRRRGRSAGPGRNPFS